In the genome of Saccharomonospora viridis DSM 43017, one region contains:
- a CDS encoding putative immunity protein produces the protein MAVAERKPTIELNMAELRAVTGYAVACAEPALVLFERARPDDRRPHIAIEAARRFAEGAARTKKLRDGAWAAQRAYQQARDQGRLAAGEAARAAVAAAGAAFLHPLAKATQVLHILGSAAHAAYAFELDAGDPDAGIAYLEQTRKLATATVVDVLARYPIAPSGRGRMGALARTLDTALRQP, from the coding sequence ATGGCCGTGGCCGAACGAAAACCGACGATCGAGCTCAACATGGCCGAGCTGCGCGCCGTCACGGGCTATGCCGTGGCCTGCGCCGAGCCCGCTTTGGTGCTCTTCGAACGCGCCAGGCCCGATGATCGACGCCCCCACATCGCGATCGAGGCGGCACGACGGTTCGCGGAAGGAGCCGCCCGGACCAAAAAGCTCCGGGACGGCGCGTGGGCGGCGCAACGGGCCTACCAGCAGGCCCGCGATCAAGGGCGGCTCGCGGCGGGCGAAGCCGCACGCGCGGCCGTCGCCGCGGCCGGTGCCGCGTTCCTTCATCCGTTGGCGAAAGCGACGCAGGTGCTGCACATCCTCGGCTCAGCCGCCCACGCCGCCTACGCCTTCGAACTCGATGCCGGTGACCCGGACGCCGGCATCGCCTATCTCGAACAGACCCGGAAACTGGCCACTGCCACGGTGGTGGACGTTTTGGCCCGCTACCCCATCGCCCCGTCCGGCCGCGGCCGCATGGGGGCGCTGGCGCGGACCTTGGACACGGCATTACGGCAACCGTGA
- a CDS encoding helix-turn-helix transcriptional regulator yields the protein MTERSSTLIGRDTVLAELRDQARRVGEHGSRFLLLTGVSGCGRTALVERFAAHHDGPVLRAVGASWETTRDYGIIDQLAPGAVDVSDPVAAAERFARHLAGLAGTVLVVVDDAHWADEASLQTLASTVRHHPRLRLLVVATAVEGDTRVPAGIGALLRRIATVEIPVEPLTAAEVAAVAASFGIVLSPPVADTLCRHTGGRVRYVRELLREVPRRTWSRFDPVLPAPAAVSARVRDLLADCSDAARRFVGAVAVLGPAAAVREAAALAELGDEEVLDAVDEACTAGLVVLTAHGPAEISPADSLVRAAVLEIMGPAAAARAYRRAADLVDDRVRRLRLLVAASFAPDQELADRLDAVAAERAAEGAWAEAASLFTDASRLTEDRLLRERRLTRAVDALIGSGDAFGAAALVPEVESLRETPLRNAVLGYLAIVRGRAAEAEARLDRAWELVNVDRDPDVAALICQRHVLHALVRCRPDELVAWADRAVTLAGPDAPAGIEAAAIRGLGLAARGRVEQAKAAYATLADRVRHGAQAQRVLMGRGWLDLTLDQVDDARAALETAVPTTFSGGSTRISLWARAWLARAQFLAGEWDDSLRTVAEAATLLDRTGIVLAGPLLHWTGATIHALRGQWRQAERQLRRIDAVPQEYELMRLCACLARAQIAEARADAAGVLRALRPLAQGWITTHLDDTGSWPWADLYAHALVQQNRYTEADEFLTRRENRVGLRHSRSERARLAAARGRLLGAQGDLDRAINAFDRALTLLADLPLRYDQARVNFAYGQTLRRAGKRRDADVALSTARELFAGLGAATYVSRCDRELKAGGQPGARADTELTPQEQAVSQLVARGLSNREVAAELYVSTKTVQYHLTRIYAKLGIRSRAELAALWGRAGL from the coding sequence GTGACGGAGCGGTCTTCGACGTTGATCGGCCGTGACACCGTGCTCGCCGAGCTTCGGGATCAGGCGCGGCGGGTCGGGGAGCACGGGTCACGGTTCCTGCTGCTCACCGGCGTGTCGGGCTGTGGTCGTACGGCGCTGGTGGAACGGTTCGCCGCCCACCACGACGGGCCCGTGCTCCGCGCGGTGGGCGCGTCCTGGGAAACCACCCGCGACTACGGAATCATCGACCAGTTGGCGCCGGGTGCGGTGGATGTATCCGACCCCGTGGCCGCGGCCGAACGGTTCGCCCGGCACCTCGCCGGCCTGGCCGGCACGGTGTTGGTGGTCGTGGACGACGCCCACTGGGCCGATGAGGCCTCGCTGCAGACCCTGGCCTCCACGGTGCGGCACCATCCCCGGCTGCGGTTGTTGGTGGTGGCCACCGCGGTGGAGGGCGACACGCGGGTTCCCGCCGGGATCGGGGCTTTGCTGCGGCGGATCGCCACCGTGGAGATCCCGGTCGAACCCCTCACCGCGGCCGAGGTCGCCGCTGTGGCCGCGTCCTTCGGGATCGTCCTGTCCCCACCGGTGGCCGACACGCTCTGCCGACACACCGGTGGTCGGGTCCGGTATGTGCGGGAGTTGTTGCGTGAGGTACCGCGACGAACATGGTCTCGGTTCGATCCCGTCCTGCCCGCGCCGGCGGCTGTGTCGGCCCGGGTCCGCGACCTGCTGGCGGACTGTTCGGATGCGGCGCGCCGTTTCGTGGGCGCGGTCGCCGTGTTGGGTCCTGCTGCGGCGGTGCGGGAAGCCGCCGCGCTGGCCGAATTGGGCGACGAGGAGGTCCTCGATGCCGTGGACGAGGCCTGCACCGCCGGGCTTGTGGTGCTCACCGCGCACGGGCCGGCCGAGATCTCCCCGGCCGATTCCCTGGTGCGCGCGGCCGTGTTGGAGATCATGGGGCCGGCGGCGGCCGCCCGAGCGTACCGGCGCGCGGCCGACCTCGTCGACGATCGGGTTCGACGGTTGCGCCTGTTGGTGGCCGCTTCGTTCGCACCCGACCAGGAGCTGGCGGACCGGCTCGACGCGGTGGCCGCCGAACGCGCCGCCGAAGGCGCGTGGGCTGAGGCCGCCTCGCTGTTCACCGATGCGAGCCGGTTGACCGAGGATCGGCTGCTGCGCGAACGCAGGCTCACCCGCGCGGTGGACGCGTTGATCGGCTCCGGCGACGCGTTCGGTGCCGCGGCCTTGGTGCCCGAGGTCGAAAGCCTGCGGGAGACACCGTTGCGTAACGCCGTGCTCGGCTACTTGGCGATCGTGCGTGGCCGGGCCGCGGAGGCCGAAGCGCGGCTTGACCGTGCCTGGGAGTTGGTCAATGTCGACCGTGATCCGGACGTCGCCGCGTTGATCTGTCAACGCCATGTCCTGCACGCGTTGGTGCGGTGTCGTCCTGATGAGCTGGTGGCCTGGGCCGACCGGGCGGTCACACTGGCCGGTCCCGACGCCCCGGCCGGGATCGAGGCGGCGGCCATCCGCGGGCTGGGACTGGCCGCCCGTGGCCGGGTGGAACAGGCCAAAGCCGCCTACGCCACGCTGGCCGACCGTGTGCGCCACGGGGCCCAGGCGCAGCGTGTGCTCATGGGACGTGGATGGCTCGATCTCACGCTCGACCAGGTCGACGATGCCCGGGCGGCGTTGGAGACCGCGGTTCCGACGACCTTCTCCGGAGGGTCCACCCGTATCTCGCTGTGGGCACGCGCATGGCTGGCCCGGGCCCAGTTCCTCGCCGGGGAATGGGACGACTCCCTGCGCACGGTGGCCGAGGCGGCGACACTGCTCGACCGCACGGGCATCGTGCTGGCCGGTCCCCTGCTGCACTGGACCGGAGCCACGATCCACGCGCTACGTGGCCAGTGGCGGCAAGCCGAACGACAACTCCGTCGCATCGACGCTGTGCCCCAGGAGTATGAGCTCATGCGCCTGTGCGCGTGTCTGGCCCGAGCCCAGATCGCCGAGGCCCGCGCCGATGCGGCCGGTGTGCTGCGGGCGTTACGACCCTTGGCGCAAGGCTGGATCACCACCCACCTCGACGACACCGGCTCGTGGCCGTGGGCCGACCTTTACGCACACGCTTTGGTGCAGCAGAACCGCTACACCGAGGCCGACGAATTCCTCACCCGGCGGGAAAACCGCGTGGGACTGCGCCACAGCCGCTCCGAACGGGCACGCTTGGCCGCCGCGCGCGGCAGGCTGCTCGGCGCCCAAGGTGACCTCGACCGCGCCATAAACGCCTTCGACCGGGCGTTGACGTTGTTGGCGGACCTGCCCCTGCGCTACGACCAGGCCCGGGTCAACTTCGCCTACGGACAGACGCTGCGACGCGCGGGCAAACGACGTGACGCCGACGTGGCGTTGTCCACGGCGCGCGAGTTGTTCGCGGGACTCGGCGCGGCCACCTACGTGTCCCGCTGCGACCGCGAACTCAAAGCGGGAGGCCAACCCGGGGCGCGCGCCGACACCGAACTCACCCCGCAGGAACAGGCCGTCTCCCAGTTGGTGGCGCGGGGGCTGTCGAACCGGGAAGTGGCCGCCGAACTGTATGTGTCGACGAAAACGGTGCAATACCACCTGACCCGCATCTACGCCAAGCTGGGCATCCGTTCCCGCGCGGAACTCGCCGCGCTGTGGGGGCGAGCAGGACTCTGA
- a CDS encoding YciI family protein, with protein MKYLLLKHYRGGPAPIGDWVPMGRWTSEEVDEHMKFMRDFASRLKETGEFVESQALAPEGAFVRYDGEGHPPVTDGPFSEDKDLIAGWMIVDVDSWDRAAELAGELSAAPGAGGEPIHEWIEVRPFLTESHT; from the coding sequence ATGAAGTACTTACTGTTGAAGCACTATCGAGGCGGGCCGGCCCCTATCGGTGACTGGGTGCCGATGGGTCGATGGACCTCGGAAGAGGTCGACGAGCATATGAAGTTCATGCGCGACTTCGCATCCCGACTGAAAGAGACGGGCGAGTTCGTCGAGTCTCAGGCCTTGGCGCCTGAAGGCGCGTTCGTGCGCTACGACGGCGAGGGACATCCGCCGGTGACCGATGGCCCGTTCTCCGAGGACAAGGACCTCATCGCCGGATGGATGATCGTCGACGTGGACTCCTGGGACCGTGCCGCTGAACTGGCCGGTGAGCTCTCCGCCGCTCCCGGTGCGGGAGGCGAACCGATCCACGAATGGATCGAGGTTCGACCGTTTCTCACCGAGTCGCACACCTGA
- a CDS encoding VOC family protein produces MALHWKLVIDTSDAPTLADFWAAALGYEVEDQSTLIDRLLAAGQLDDSVVTEHRGRRTFRGFAAIRHPDDPFDRDTGVGQGRRVLFQDVPEPKTVKNRLHIDVHAGAEGLAALVERLESLGATRIREFDKGPAGHWWVMRDPEGNEFCAAQ; encoded by the coding sequence ATGGCATTGCACTGGAAGCTCGTGATCGACACCTCGGACGCGCCGACGCTCGCTGATTTCTGGGCCGCCGCGCTCGGCTACGAGGTGGAAGACCAGAGTACGTTGATCGACCGCCTGCTGGCCGCCGGACAGCTCGACGACAGTGTCGTCACCGAGCACCGCGGGCGCCGGACTTTCCGTGGCTTCGCGGCCATTCGACATCCGGACGATCCGTTCGACCGGGACACCGGTGTCGGCCAAGGGCGCAGGGTGTTGTTTCAGGACGTGCCGGAGCCCAAGACGGTCAAGAACCGGCTGCACATCGACGTGCACGCGGGAGCGGAGGGTCTTGCTGCGCTCGTGGAGCGGTTGGAGTCCCTTGGCGCGACCCGGATCCGGGAGTTCGACAAGGGTCCGGCCGGACACTGGTGGGTCATGCGTGATCCGGAAGGAAACGAGTTCTGCGCCGCGCAGTGA
- a CDS encoding 1,6-dihydroxycyclohexa-2,4-diene-1-carboxylate dehydrogenase, giving the protein MFPAAEDLTPLVASPSVPSRGAEHRLQREPAAPALITPGRFAGKVVLVTGAAQGIGERTARRISAEGGTVVLADRAELVTELADELTASGCDVVAVTADLETWDGARTVVDQAVARYGRVDVAVHTVGGTIWAKPFEHYSPEEVRREIDRSLYPTLWCCRAVLPTMIEQGGGTIVNVSSVATRGIHRVPYAAAKGGVNAITSALAWEAAPHGIRVVATAPGGTEAPPRRIPRGPEPRSEQEKAWYQAVVDQTTASSLLKRYGTLDEQAAAIAFLASDEASYITATVLPVAGGDLG; this is encoded by the coding sequence ATGTTCCCCGCGGCCGAGGACCTCACCCCCCTGGTGGCCTCCCCGTCGGTCCCCTCGAGGGGGGCTGAGCACCGCTTGCAGCGGGAACCCGCCGCCCCGGCGTTGATCACCCCGGGCCGGTTCGCGGGCAAGGTGGTGCTGGTGACCGGTGCGGCGCAGGGGATCGGGGAACGGACGGCCCGGCGGATCAGTGCTGAGGGCGGCACCGTCGTGCTCGCCGATCGAGCCGAGCTGGTGACCGAACTCGCCGACGAACTGACCGCGTCCGGATGCGACGTTGTCGCGGTCACCGCCGATCTGGAGACCTGGGACGGCGCGCGGACGGTGGTGGACCAGGCGGTGGCCCGCTACGGGCGCGTCGACGTCGCCGTGCACACCGTCGGCGGGACGATCTGGGCCAAACCGTTCGAACACTACAGCCCGGAGGAGGTGCGGCGGGAGATCGACCGCTCGCTCTACCCCACGTTGTGGTGTTGCCGCGCCGTGCTGCCCACCATGATCGAACAAGGGGGCGGGACGATCGTCAACGTCTCTTCGGTCGCCACCCGGGGGATCCATCGCGTGCCGTACGCTGCCGCGAAGGGCGGGGTCAACGCGATCACCTCGGCGTTGGCGTGGGAAGCGGCGCCGCACGGCATCCGGGTCGTGGCGACCGCGCCCGGCGGCACCGAGGCACCACCGCGACGTATCCCGCGCGGCCCCGAGCCCCGGTCGGAGCAGGAAAAGGCGTGGTACCAGGCCGTCGTTGACCAGACCACCGCCTCGTCACTGCTGAAACGCTACGGCACCTTGGACGAACAAGCGGCTGCCATCGCGTTTCTGGCCTCCGACGAGGCGTCCTACATCACCGCCACGGTGTTGCCGGTGGCCGGGGGAGATCTGGGCTGA
- a CDS encoding TetR/AcrR family transcriptional regulator produces the protein MRRNGSGVRGPGVAHEQRRRDILEAVFTIVDTEGTDQVSIRRVADTAGVSLGRVQHYFPTKDALLAEAFAAINDQGADRVRERLLQEGNTATPARVLHVVLTELIPDTDAERRLVRIAQAFEAYAHTRPELKERLTRDYRELASLLMRLLRDCVYSQADAGGDPSEFHADAYELLALATGLAALVTTENLDARRAFDIIAARLEGMLDTHRRRRP, from the coding sequence ATGAGGCGAAACGGTAGCGGGGTTCGTGGCCCCGGTGTCGCGCACGAACAACGACGTCGCGACATACTCGAGGCGGTCTTCACGATCGTCGACACCGAAGGCACCGACCAGGTCAGCATCCGCCGCGTTGCGGACACCGCGGGAGTGTCCCTCGGTCGGGTCCAGCACTACTTCCCCACCAAGGACGCCTTGCTCGCCGAAGCGTTCGCCGCGATCAACGACCAGGGCGCCGACCGGGTGCGGGAACGCCTCCTGCAGGAGGGGAACACCGCTACCCCTGCAAGGGTGCTCCACGTCGTGTTGACCGAGCTCATCCCCGACACGGACGCCGAGCGTCGACTCGTCCGCATCGCCCAAGCCTTCGAGGCGTACGCGCACACGCGCCCCGAGCTCAAGGAACGTCTCACCCGCGACTACCGCGAACTGGCTTCTTTGCTCATGCGCCTGCTGCGCGACTGCGTGTACTCACAGGCTGACGCCGGTGGGGACCCCTCGGAGTTTCACGCCGACGCGTACGAACTTCTCGCCTTGGCCACCGGGCTGGCCGCACTGGTCACCACCGAGAACCTCGACGCCCGGCGGGCTTTCGACATCATCGCCGCACGCCTGGAGGGCATGCTCGACACGCACCGCAGAAGGCGCCCCTGA
- a CDS encoding YoaK family protein codes for MSRRWTVGLLLLLTFVTGLVDAVSFLELGQVFVANMTGNITFLGLSLHPDAHVEPTTPLVALGGFVVGALIAGRVANRFDRAPRRWLPTAFGIEAFVIALVAVLAVALGIQNGTVHHLGVHDLTTTVLTLSLAGVVTDSQIARGPMARPHRRLGSIAAMLAGAGVGALLLFVSLSLVLALAASGTAVVATCFALVGRGAADTDNDQKRNR; via the coding sequence GTGAGTCGTCGGTGGACCGTCGGTTTGCTGTTGTTGCTGACTTTCGTCACCGGACTCGTGGACGCCGTGAGTTTCCTGGAACTCGGGCAGGTGTTCGTCGCGAACATGACCGGCAACATCACGTTCCTCGGTCTCAGCCTTCACCCCGACGCGCATGTCGAACCGACCACGCCTCTGGTGGCGTTGGGTGGGTTCGTCGTGGGAGCACTGATCGCCGGGCGGGTGGCGAACCGGTTCGACCGGGCCCCGCGGCGGTGGTTGCCCACGGCGTTCGGTATCGAGGCTTTCGTCATCGCCCTGGTGGCGGTGCTGGCCGTGGCTTTGGGAATCCAGAACGGCACGGTGCATCACCTCGGTGTCCATGACCTGACCACCACTGTGCTCACACTTTCCCTCGCCGGTGTCGTGACCGACAGTCAGATCGCCCGGGGTCCCATGGCGCGTCCGCATCGGCGGCTCGGGTCCATCGCCGCCATGTTGGCGGGAGCCGGTGTCGGGGCGCTGTTGTTGTTCGTGTCACTGAGCCTGGTGCTCGCCCTCGCGGCGAGCGGCACCGCGGTCGTCGCCACCTGCTTCGCTCTGGTCGGCCGAGGCGCAGCTGACACGGACAACGATCAAAAACGCAACCGGTGA
- a CDS encoding methyltransferase domain-containing protein, translated as MTTTSADSAQLRARLVDHLVEDGFLHEPRWREAFLAIPREEFVDRFTVHDPTAGRCTHHDLTMDRAGALAAVYSDVALVTQLDSGGTATSSSTTPSLMALMLERLDVYPGHRVLEIGTGTGYNAALLCHVLGDHAVTSVDIDPCLVERARTRLAGLGYRPRLVVGDGALGVPATTHYDRIIATCGLPRVPEAWLTQVRPSGIILVNLGFTLARLTVTTDHSACGRFTDYAAFMFRRADLSEIAPTVQDIIAAADRDGTTHQAPLPPFLEERSLQCLHAIVYPHVRRVIVHSDDGDLYSLSNPATGAWARACPEPGGQATVVHGGPGDLWRNLLDLAAWWDDLGRPEPTRFGLTVSSNGAHTLWLDQPDRTVMSLPTF; from the coding sequence GTGACCACGACGAGCGCAGACAGTGCCCAGCTACGTGCCCGGTTGGTCGACCACTTGGTGGAGGACGGTTTCCTGCACGAACCACGGTGGCGTGAGGCGTTCCTTGCCATACCGCGGGAGGAATTCGTCGATCGGTTCACCGTGCATGACCCGACGGCCGGCCGGTGCACTCACCATGATCTGACCATGGATCGTGCTGGTGCGCTGGCCGCCGTCTACAGCGATGTCGCATTGGTGACCCAGCTCGATTCCGGTGGGACTGCCACGTCCAGCTCCACCACACCGTCGCTGATGGCGTTGATGCTGGAACGACTCGATGTCTACCCCGGACATCGGGTGTTGGAGATCGGGACCGGCACCGGTTACAACGCCGCGTTGCTGTGTCATGTGCTCGGCGATCATGCTGTCACCAGCGTCGACATCGACCCGTGTCTCGTCGAGCGGGCACGGACACGACTGGCCGGACTCGGGTATCGGCCCCGGCTGGTCGTCGGTGACGGTGCGCTCGGTGTCCCCGCGACGACCCACTACGACAGGATCATCGCCACCTGCGGCCTGCCGCGTGTTCCCGAAGCATGGCTGACCCAGGTCCGCCCCAGCGGGATCATCCTGGTCAATCTGGGCTTCACCTTGGCCAGGCTCACCGTCACAACCGATCACAGTGCCTGTGGTCGGTTCACCGACTACGCCGCTTTCATGTTCCGTCGCGCCGACCTCAGCGAGATCGCGCCGACCGTGCAGGACATCATCGCGGCCGCCGATCGCGACGGCACCACCCATCAGGCTCCTCTTCCACCCTTTCTTGAGGAAAGGTCCCTGCAGTGCTTGCATGCCATCGTCTACCCCCATGTGCGCCGGGTCATCGTGCACAGCGACGACGGTGATCTCTACTCGTTGAGCAATCCCGCCACGGGTGCCTGGGCGCGCGCCTGTCCCGAGCCCGGTGGGCAGGCGACCGTCGTGCACGGGGGACCTGGTGATCTGTGGCGGAACCTGTTGGATCTCGCCGCGTGGTGGGACGACCTCGGCCGTCCTGAGCCCACCCGTTTCGGGTTGACCGTGTCGTCGAACGGCGCGCACACGTTGTGGCTGGATCAACCGGATCGCACGGTGATGAGTCTGCCCACCTTCTGA
- a CDS encoding nitroreductase/quinone reductase family protein yields MTPFTRLASAALGAMKRRLYGGGRPRAFMRMLNRCDAWHYTSGILVPRHAATLTVVGRHTGRLIFVPVVVTEYNGRCFLVSMLGSEANWVRNIRAAHGHAVLHRHGRHVNVVLTEIPVEQRAPILRRYLDIAPGARPHIPVDRRAPLARFAAIAHRYPVFRID; encoded by the coding sequence ATGACCCCGTTCACCCGACTTGCTTCCGCCGCGCTGGGGGCGATGAAACGCCGACTGTACGGCGGTGGACGGCCGAGGGCGTTCATGCGGATGCTGAACCGTTGCGACGCGTGGCACTACACCTCGGGCATCCTCGTTCCACGGCATGCCGCGACACTGACGGTGGTGGGTAGACACACAGGGCGCCTGATCTTTGTGCCGGTGGTGGTCACCGAGTACAACGGGCGGTGTTTCCTGGTCTCGATGCTGGGATCCGAGGCGAACTGGGTGCGCAACATTCGCGCGGCGCACGGCCACGCCGTCTTGCACAGGCACGGTCGTCACGTGAACGTCGTGCTCACCGAGATCCCGGTGGAACAGCGAGCCCCGATCCTGCGCCGCTACCTCGACATCGCCCCCGGCGCACGGCCCCACATTCCCGTCGATCGCCGAGCACCCTTGGCGCGGTTTGCTGCCATCGCCCACCGGTATCCGGTCTTCCGCATCGACTGA
- a CDS encoding TetR/AcrR family transcriptional regulator, translating into MPSPRTTRPRTGRPPVTSRTQIMTAARRLIDRDGWEKLTLRRLAAELGIGTTTLYHHVRDKEDLMVLLITDHAERIPRPELPNDPRERIVVAATALHDALAELPWAAEVLTVDGFLGRLGDTALWHVETIVAGAVAHGCTLEQAVDVFRNIWYYTVGELLVRARTADHQHIDRDKLLDRRELRFGDRDSTRLPHLAAIGTRWPTLARRDTYPQGLRALVDGLLTHATTDTAPPSR; encoded by the coding sequence ATGCCCTCGCCCCGCACCACCCGACCACGGACCGGACGCCCTCCGGTCACCTCCCGCACCCAGATCATGACGGCCGCGCGCCGACTCATCGACCGCGACGGCTGGGAGAAACTGACCCTCCGCCGACTGGCCGCCGAGCTCGGGATCGGGACCACGACCCTGTACCACCACGTGCGGGACAAAGAAGACCTCATGGTCCTGCTGATCACCGACCACGCCGAACGAATACCGCGTCCCGAACTGCCGAACGACCCCCGAGAACGCATCGTCGTGGCCGCCACCGCGCTCCACGACGCCCTTGCGGAACTTCCCTGGGCCGCGGAGGTGTTGACGGTGGACGGGTTCCTCGGCCGCCTCGGCGACACCGCCTTGTGGCATGTGGAGACGATCGTGGCGGGCGCCGTCGCCCACGGCTGCACACTCGAACAAGCCGTCGACGTCTTCCGCAACATCTGGTACTACACCGTCGGCGAGCTCCTCGTCCGCGCACGCACCGCCGATCACCAGCACATCGATCGCGACAAACTCCTCGACCGGCGGGAACTGCGCTTCGGCGATCGCGACTCCACCCGACTACCGCACCTGGCCGCCATCGGCACCCGCTGGCCCACCCTCGCCCGACGCGACACCTACCCTCAAGGTCTTCGCGCCCTCGTCGACGGACTGCTCACCCACGCCACGACGGACACCGCCCCACCGTCCCGTTGA
- a CDS encoding VOC family protein, with product MAVTFNHTIIAAKDRVESARFYCEPFELDEAPSWGLFTNGQLDGGVLLQFAEPPVDSQMRHYAFLVDDELFDRAYRRLCERGIEHWADPQLTRPGRINTEHGGRGVCFRDPAGHALEMITRPYL from the coding sequence ATGGCCGTCACCTTCAACCACACCATCATCGCCGCCAAGGACCGGGTGGAATCGGCGCGCTTTTATTGCGAGCCGTTCGAACTCGACGAAGCACCGTCTTGGGGGTTGTTCACCAACGGCCAACTCGACGGAGGAGTGCTGTTGCAGTTCGCCGAACCACCGGTGGACAGCCAAATGCGGCACTACGCCTTTTTGGTCGACGACGAGCTGTTCGACCGGGCCTACCGCCGACTGTGTGAACGCGGTATCGAGCATTGGGCCGACCCGCAGCTGACCAGACCCGGCCGGATCAATACCGAACACGGCGGTCGCGGCGTGTGTTTCAGGGATCCCGCAGGCCACGCCCTGGAAATGATCACCCGGCCGTACCTGTAG